The following coding sequences lie in one Haematobia irritans isolate KBUSLIRL chromosome 3, ASM5000362v1, whole genome shotgun sequence genomic window:
- the LOC142230055 gene encoding uncharacterized protein LOC142230055 isoform X4 → MKLTVILLIFCLVLAVSARGAGGRSGGRSFGGGRSIGGSRVGSKSLGSSRTSLRSQSISRAVPRPQPKPVPPKPVIKVQPKPQLKPAPPKPIVKTPAKPQPKPAPAVKNPPKPIIKPALPKPAKPVVKPPLPAVKLPAIKPVAKSQPKPAPAVKNPPKPITKPAPPNPAKPAAKPPGPAVKVPAIKPVVKTPPKTDAKSAPKTEVKVPIKTNNPPKSPNKPLVTPAKTSPKNPVPIKTEPTTGSISVNQNFASNGVKQVGIEANKKVWESDNKRHSIDVNAQATKIQSKGQGNPKTDITVGGQYNYNTDKTSISASASGKPRQGADLNIDARQNLWQSKNERHSIDANAAASKHVGGPQGTTKTDLTIGGQYNYNNDKTQITASANGKPKQGVDLKLGAEHKIWQSENQRHSITGNAEVSKHIGGPLGNEKPQVNFGGQYKYEGDKTQITAGVNGSPGQGATASVEARHNLYQSADKHTRIDATAGISKQIGGPNGNARPDAQVGVSVNYDF, encoded by the exons ATGAAGCTTACAGTGATTTTATTGATCTTCTGCTTGGTACTTGCTGTATCAGCAAGAGGAGCAGGTGGCCGAAGTGGCGGTCGTAGTTTTGGTGGTGGCCGGAGTATAGGTGGAAGTCGAGTTGGAAGCAAATCTCTTGGCTCCTCCAGG ACATCCCTTCGATCGCAATCAATTTCCCGAGCTGTTCCAAGG CCACAACCAAAACCCGTACCACCAAAACCAGTGATCAAGGTTCAACCCAAG CCACAACTTAAGCCTGCACCACCGAAACCTATAGTTAAGACTCCCGCTAAG CCCCAACCAAAACCTGCACCTGCAGTTAAGAATCCACCCAAG CCAATTATAAAACCCGCCCTACCGAAACCTGCAAAACCAGTCGTTAAG CCTCCTCTTCCCGCTGTGAAACTTCCTGCTATAAAACCTGTTGCTAAG TCCCAACCAAAACCTGCACCAGCAGTTAAGAATCCACCCAAG CCTATTACAAAACCCGCCCCACCTAATCCTGCAAAACCAGCGGCTAAG CCCCCAGGTCCCGCAGTGAAAGTTCCTGCCATTAAACCTGTTGTTAAG ACTCCTCCTAAGACCGACGCGAAAAGTGCACCTAAAACTGAAGTAAAGGTTCCAATAAAgacaaataatccaccaaag TCTCCTAATAAGCCATTGGTTACACCAGCGAAG ACATCGCCAAAGAATCCAGTACCAATAAAGACCGAACCTACAACTGGCTCTATTTCAGTTAATCAGAATTTTGCTTCGAATGGTGTGAAACAAGTTGGTATCGAGGCAAATAAGAAAGTCTGGGAAAGTGATAACAAGCGACACTCCATCGATGTCAATGCCCAAGCTACAAAGATTCAAAGCAAAGGCCAGGGAAATCCCAAAACTGATATTACTGTCGGAGGTCAATACAACTATAATACAGATAAG ACCAGTATTTCAGCATCGGCAAGTGGTAAACCTCGACAAGGAGCAGATTTAAATATTGATGCTAGACAAAATTTGTGGCAAAGTAAAAATGAAAGACATTCCATCGATGCAAACGCTGCAGCTTCCAAACATGTGGGTGGTCCACAGGGAACTACCAAAACCGATCTTACAATTGGAGGTCAATATAATTACAACAACGACAAG ACCCAAATCACTGCTTCAGCTAATGGCAAACCAAAACAGGGCGTGGACTTAAAACTAGGCGCAGAACACAAAATCTGGCAAAGTGAAAATCAACGTCATTCCATCACTGGCAATGCTGAAGTATCCAAACATATTGGTGGGCCCCTGGGTAATGAAAAGCCCCAAGTTAATTTTGGAGGACAATATAAATATGAAGGAGACAAG acccAAATCACAGCTGGTGTAAATGGTTCACCCGGTCAAGGTGCTACTGCCAGTGTAGAGGCCCGTCATAATCTATATCAGAGTGCTGACAAACACACCAGGATTGATGCAACTGCTGGCATATCGAAACAAATAGGAGGTCCAAATGGCAATGCTAGACCCGATGCCCAGGTTGGCGTATCAGTGAATTacgatttttaa
- the LOC142230055 gene encoding uncharacterized protein LOC142230055 isoform X5, with protein sequence MKLTVILLIFCLVLAVSARGAGGRSGGRSFGGGRSIGGSRVGSKSLGSSRTSLRSQSISRAVPRSHPKPAVFKPSFKAPKPQPRPAPPKPVIKAPPKPQPKPVPPKPVIKVQPKPQLKPAPPKPIVKTPAKPQPKPAPAVKNPPKPIIKPALPKPAKPVVKPPLPAVKLPAIKPVAKSQPKPAPAVKNPPKPITKPAPPNPAKPAAKPPGPAVKVPAIKPVVKTPPKTDAKSAPKTEVKVPIKTNNPPKSPNKPLVTPAKVNNPNVPPKTSISASASGKPRQGADLNIDARQNLWQSKNERHSIDANAAASKHVGGPQGTTKTDLTIGGQYNYNNDKTQITASANGKPKQGVDLKLGAEHKIWQSENQRHSITGNAEVSKHIGGPLGNEKPQVNFGGQYKYEGDKTQITAGVNGSPGQGATASVEARHNLYQSADKHTRIDATAGISKQIGGPNGNARPDAQVGVSVNYDF encoded by the exons ATGAAGCTTACAGTGATTTTATTGATCTTCTGCTTGGTACTTGCTGTATCAGCAAGAGGAGCAGGTGGCCGAAGTGGCGGTCGTAGTTTTGGTGGTGGCCGGAGTATAGGTGGAAGTCGAGTTGGAAGCAAATCTCTTGGCTCCTCCAGG ACATCCCTTCGATCGCAATCAATTTCCCGAGCTGTTCCAAGG TCTCATCCCAAACCAGCAGTCTTTAAGCCTTCTTTTAAAGCTCCTAAG CCTCAGCCGAGACCAGCTCCACCTAAACCAGTGATTAAGGCTCCTCCTAAA CCACAACCAAAACCCGTACCACCAAAACCAGTGATCAAGGTTCAACCCAAG CCACAACTTAAGCCTGCACCACCGAAACCTATAGTTAAGACTCCCGCTAAG CCCCAACCAAAACCTGCACCTGCAGTTAAGAATCCACCCAAG CCAATTATAAAACCCGCCCTACCGAAACCTGCAAAACCAGTCGTTAAG CCTCCTCTTCCCGCTGTGAAACTTCCTGCTATAAAACCTGTTGCTAAG TCCCAACCAAAACCTGCACCAGCAGTTAAGAATCCACCCAAG CCTATTACAAAACCCGCCCCACCTAATCCTGCAAAACCAGCGGCTAAG CCCCCAGGTCCCGCAGTGAAAGTTCCTGCCATTAAACCTGTTGTTAAG ACTCCTCCTAAGACCGACGCGAAAAGTGCACCTAAAACTGAAGTAAAGGTTCCAATAAAgacaaataatccaccaaag TCTCCTAATAAGCCATTGGTTACACCAGCGAAGGTAAATAATCCTAACGTACCACCAAAG ACCAGTATTTCAGCATCGGCAAGTGGTAAACCTCGACAAGGAGCAGATTTAAATATTGATGCTAGACAAAATTTGTGGCAAAGTAAAAATGAAAGACATTCCATCGATGCAAACGCTGCAGCTTCCAAACATGTGGGTGGTCCACAGGGAACTACCAAAACCGATCTTACAATTGGAGGTCAATATAATTACAACAACGACAAG ACCCAAATCACTGCTTCAGCTAATGGCAAACCAAAACAGGGCGTGGACTTAAAACTAGGCGCAGAACACAAAATCTGGCAAAGTGAAAATCAACGTCATTCCATCACTGGCAATGCTGAAGTATCCAAACATATTGGTGGGCCCCTGGGTAATGAAAAGCCCCAAGTTAATTTTGGAGGACAATATAAATATGAAGGAGACAAG acccAAATCACAGCTGGTGTAAATGGTTCACCCGGTCAAGGTGCTACTGCCAGTGTAGAGGCCCGTCATAATCTATATCAGAGTGCTGACAAACACACCAGGATTGATGCAACTGCTGGCATATCGAAACAAATAGGAGGTCCAAATGGCAATGCTAGACCCGATGCCCAGGTTGGCGTATCAGTGAATTacgatttttaa
- the LOC142230055 gene encoding uncharacterized protein LOC142230055 isoform X1 has protein sequence MKLTVILLIFCLVLAVSARGAGGRSGGRSFGGGRSIGGSRVGSKSLGSSRTSLRSQSISRAVPRSHPKPAVFKPSFKAPKPQPRPAPPKPVIKAPPKPQPKPVPPKPVIKVQPKPQLKPAPPKPIVKTPAKPQPKPAPAVKNPPKPIIKPALPKPAKPVVKPPLPAVKLPAIKPVAKSQPKPAPAVKNPPKPITKPAPPNPAKPAAKPPGPAVKVPAIKPVVKTPPKTDAKSAPKTEVKVPIKTNNPPKSPNKPLVTPAKTSPKNPVPIKTEPTTGSISVNQNFASNGVKQVGIEANKKVWESDNKRHSIDVNAQATKIQSKGQGNPKTDITVGGQYNYNTDKTSISASASGKPRQGADLNIDARQNLWQSKNERHSIDANAAASKHVGGPQGTTKTDLTIGGQYNYNNDKTQITASANGKPKQGVDLKLGAEHKIWQSENQRHSITGNAEVSKHIGGPLGNEKPQVNFGGQYKYEGDKTQITAGVNGSPGQGATASVEARHNLYQSADKHTRIDATAGISKQIGGPNGNARPDAQVGVSVNYDF, from the exons ATGAAGCTTACAGTGATTTTATTGATCTTCTGCTTGGTACTTGCTGTATCAGCAAGAGGAGCAGGTGGCCGAAGTGGCGGTCGTAGTTTTGGTGGTGGCCGGAGTATAGGTGGAAGTCGAGTTGGAAGCAAATCTCTTGGCTCCTCCAGG ACATCCCTTCGATCGCAATCAATTTCCCGAGCTGTTCCAAGG TCTCATCCCAAACCAGCAGTCTTTAAGCCTTCTTTTAAAGCTCCTAAG CCTCAGCCGAGACCAGCTCCACCTAAACCAGTGATTAAGGCTCCTCCTAAA CCACAACCAAAACCCGTACCACCAAAACCAGTGATCAAGGTTCAACCCAAG CCACAACTTAAGCCTGCACCACCGAAACCTATAGTTAAGACTCCCGCTAAG CCCCAACCAAAACCTGCACCTGCAGTTAAGAATCCACCCAAG CCAATTATAAAACCCGCCCTACCGAAACCTGCAAAACCAGTCGTTAAG CCTCCTCTTCCCGCTGTGAAACTTCCTGCTATAAAACCTGTTGCTAAG TCCCAACCAAAACCTGCACCAGCAGTTAAGAATCCACCCAAG CCTATTACAAAACCCGCCCCACCTAATCCTGCAAAACCAGCGGCTAAG CCCCCAGGTCCCGCAGTGAAAGTTCCTGCCATTAAACCTGTTGTTAAG ACTCCTCCTAAGACCGACGCGAAAAGTGCACCTAAAACTGAAGTAAAGGTTCCAATAAAgacaaataatccaccaaag TCTCCTAATAAGCCATTGGTTACACCAGCGAAG ACATCGCCAAAGAATCCAGTACCAATAAAGACCGAACCTACAACTGGCTCTATTTCAGTTAATCAGAATTTTGCTTCGAATGGTGTGAAACAAGTTGGTATCGAGGCAAATAAGAAAGTCTGGGAAAGTGATAACAAGCGACACTCCATCGATGTCAATGCCCAAGCTACAAAGATTCAAAGCAAAGGCCAGGGAAATCCCAAAACTGATATTACTGTCGGAGGTCAATACAACTATAATACAGATAAG ACCAGTATTTCAGCATCGGCAAGTGGTAAACCTCGACAAGGAGCAGATTTAAATATTGATGCTAGACAAAATTTGTGGCAAAGTAAAAATGAAAGACATTCCATCGATGCAAACGCTGCAGCTTCCAAACATGTGGGTGGTCCACAGGGAACTACCAAAACCGATCTTACAATTGGAGGTCAATATAATTACAACAACGACAAG ACCCAAATCACTGCTTCAGCTAATGGCAAACCAAAACAGGGCGTGGACTTAAAACTAGGCGCAGAACACAAAATCTGGCAAAGTGAAAATCAACGTCATTCCATCACTGGCAATGCTGAAGTATCCAAACATATTGGTGGGCCCCTGGGTAATGAAAAGCCCCAAGTTAATTTTGGAGGACAATATAAATATGAAGGAGACAAG acccAAATCACAGCTGGTGTAAATGGTTCACCCGGTCAAGGTGCTACTGCCAGTGTAGAGGCCCGTCATAATCTATATCAGAGTGCTGACAAACACACCAGGATTGATGCAACTGCTGGCATATCGAAACAAATAGGAGGTCCAAATGGCAATGCTAGACCCGATGCCCAGGTTGGCGTATCAGTGAATTacgatttttaa
- the LOC142230055 gene encoding uncharacterized protein LOC142230055 isoform X2 — protein MKLTVILLIFCLVLAVSARGAGGRSGGRSFGGGRSIGGSRVGSKSLGSSRTSLRSQSISRAVPRSHPKPAVFKPSFKAPKPQPRPAPPKPVIKAPPKPQPKPVPPKPVIKVQPKPQLKPAPPKPIVKTPAKPQPKPAPAVKNPPKPIIKPALPKPAKPVVKPPLPAVKLPAIKPVAKSQPKPAPAVKNPPKPITKPAPPNPAKPAAKTPPKTDAKSAPKTEVKVPIKTNNPPKSPNKPLVTPAKTSPKNPVPIKTEPTTGSISVNQNFASNGVKQVGIEANKKVWESDNKRHSIDVNAQATKIQSKGQGNPKTDITVGGQYNYNTDKTSISASASGKPRQGADLNIDARQNLWQSKNERHSIDANAAASKHVGGPQGTTKTDLTIGGQYNYNNDKTQITASANGKPKQGVDLKLGAEHKIWQSENQRHSITGNAEVSKHIGGPLGNEKPQVNFGGQYKYEGDKTQITAGVNGSPGQGATASVEARHNLYQSADKHTRIDATAGISKQIGGPNGNARPDAQVGVSVNYDF, from the exons ATGAAGCTTACAGTGATTTTATTGATCTTCTGCTTGGTACTTGCTGTATCAGCAAGAGGAGCAGGTGGCCGAAGTGGCGGTCGTAGTTTTGGTGGTGGCCGGAGTATAGGTGGAAGTCGAGTTGGAAGCAAATCTCTTGGCTCCTCCAGG ACATCCCTTCGATCGCAATCAATTTCCCGAGCTGTTCCAAGG TCTCATCCCAAACCAGCAGTCTTTAAGCCTTCTTTTAAAGCTCCTAAG CCTCAGCCGAGACCAGCTCCACCTAAACCAGTGATTAAGGCTCCTCCTAAA CCACAACCAAAACCCGTACCACCAAAACCAGTGATCAAGGTTCAACCCAAG CCACAACTTAAGCCTGCACCACCGAAACCTATAGTTAAGACTCCCGCTAAG CCCCAACCAAAACCTGCACCTGCAGTTAAGAATCCACCCAAG CCAATTATAAAACCCGCCCTACCGAAACCTGCAAAACCAGTCGTTAAG CCTCCTCTTCCCGCTGTGAAACTTCCTGCTATAAAACCTGTTGCTAAG TCCCAACCAAAACCTGCACCAGCAGTTAAGAATCCACCCAAG CCTATTACAAAACCCGCCCCACCTAATCCTGCAAAACCAGCGGCTAAG ACTCCTCCTAAGACCGACGCGAAAAGTGCACCTAAAACTGAAGTAAAGGTTCCAATAAAgacaaataatccaccaaag TCTCCTAATAAGCCATTGGTTACACCAGCGAAG ACATCGCCAAAGAATCCAGTACCAATAAAGACCGAACCTACAACTGGCTCTATTTCAGTTAATCAGAATTTTGCTTCGAATGGTGTGAAACAAGTTGGTATCGAGGCAAATAAGAAAGTCTGGGAAAGTGATAACAAGCGACACTCCATCGATGTCAATGCCCAAGCTACAAAGATTCAAAGCAAAGGCCAGGGAAATCCCAAAACTGATATTACTGTCGGAGGTCAATACAACTATAATACAGATAAG ACCAGTATTTCAGCATCGGCAAGTGGTAAACCTCGACAAGGAGCAGATTTAAATATTGATGCTAGACAAAATTTGTGGCAAAGTAAAAATGAAAGACATTCCATCGATGCAAACGCTGCAGCTTCCAAACATGTGGGTGGTCCACAGGGAACTACCAAAACCGATCTTACAATTGGAGGTCAATATAATTACAACAACGACAAG ACCCAAATCACTGCTTCAGCTAATGGCAAACCAAAACAGGGCGTGGACTTAAAACTAGGCGCAGAACACAAAATCTGGCAAAGTGAAAATCAACGTCATTCCATCACTGGCAATGCTGAAGTATCCAAACATATTGGTGGGCCCCTGGGTAATGAAAAGCCCCAAGTTAATTTTGGAGGACAATATAAATATGAAGGAGACAAG acccAAATCACAGCTGGTGTAAATGGTTCACCCGGTCAAGGTGCTACTGCCAGTGTAGAGGCCCGTCATAATCTATATCAGAGTGCTGACAAACACACCAGGATTGATGCAACTGCTGGCATATCGAAACAAATAGGAGGTCCAAATGGCAATGCTAGACCCGATGCCCAGGTTGGCGTATCAGTGAATTacgatttttaa
- the LOC142230055 gene encoding uncharacterized protein LOC142230055 isoform X3 — protein sequence MKLTVILLIFCLVLAVSARGAGGRSGGRSFGGGRSIGGSRVGSKSLGSSRTSLRSQSISRAVPRPQPRPAPPKPVIKAPPKPQPKPVPPKPVIKVQPKPQLKPAPPKPIVKTPAKPQPKPAPAVKNPPKPIIKPALPKPAKPVVKPPLPAVKLPAIKPVAKSQPKPAPAVKNPPKPITKPAPPNPAKPAAKPPGPAVKVPAIKPVVKTPPKTDAKSAPKTEVKVPIKTNNPPKSPNKPLVTPAKTSPKNPVPIKTEPTTGSISVNQNFASNGVKQVGIEANKKVWESDNKRHSIDVNAQATKIQSKGQGNPKTDITVGGQYNYNTDKTSISASASGKPRQGADLNIDARQNLWQSKNERHSIDANAAASKHVGGPQGTTKTDLTIGGQYNYNNDKTQITASANGKPKQGVDLKLGAEHKIWQSENQRHSITGNAEVSKHIGGPLGNEKPQVNFGGQYKYEGDKTQITAGVNGSPGQGATASVEARHNLYQSADKHTRIDATAGISKQIGGPNGNARPDAQVGVSVNYDF from the exons ATGAAGCTTACAGTGATTTTATTGATCTTCTGCTTGGTACTTGCTGTATCAGCAAGAGGAGCAGGTGGCCGAAGTGGCGGTCGTAGTTTTGGTGGTGGCCGGAGTATAGGTGGAAGTCGAGTTGGAAGCAAATCTCTTGGCTCCTCCAGG ACATCCCTTCGATCGCAATCAATTTCCCGAGCTGTTCCAAGG CCTCAGCCGAGACCAGCTCCACCTAAACCAGTGATTAAGGCTCCTCCTAAA CCACAACCAAAACCCGTACCACCAAAACCAGTGATCAAGGTTCAACCCAAG CCACAACTTAAGCCTGCACCACCGAAACCTATAGTTAAGACTCCCGCTAAG CCCCAACCAAAACCTGCACCTGCAGTTAAGAATCCACCCAAG CCAATTATAAAACCCGCCCTACCGAAACCTGCAAAACCAGTCGTTAAG CCTCCTCTTCCCGCTGTGAAACTTCCTGCTATAAAACCTGTTGCTAAG TCCCAACCAAAACCTGCACCAGCAGTTAAGAATCCACCCAAG CCTATTACAAAACCCGCCCCACCTAATCCTGCAAAACCAGCGGCTAAG CCCCCAGGTCCCGCAGTGAAAGTTCCTGCCATTAAACCTGTTGTTAAG ACTCCTCCTAAGACCGACGCGAAAAGTGCACCTAAAACTGAAGTAAAGGTTCCAATAAAgacaaataatccaccaaag TCTCCTAATAAGCCATTGGTTACACCAGCGAAG ACATCGCCAAAGAATCCAGTACCAATAAAGACCGAACCTACAACTGGCTCTATTTCAGTTAATCAGAATTTTGCTTCGAATGGTGTGAAACAAGTTGGTATCGAGGCAAATAAGAAAGTCTGGGAAAGTGATAACAAGCGACACTCCATCGATGTCAATGCCCAAGCTACAAAGATTCAAAGCAAAGGCCAGGGAAATCCCAAAACTGATATTACTGTCGGAGGTCAATACAACTATAATACAGATAAG ACCAGTATTTCAGCATCGGCAAGTGGTAAACCTCGACAAGGAGCAGATTTAAATATTGATGCTAGACAAAATTTGTGGCAAAGTAAAAATGAAAGACATTCCATCGATGCAAACGCTGCAGCTTCCAAACATGTGGGTGGTCCACAGGGAACTACCAAAACCGATCTTACAATTGGAGGTCAATATAATTACAACAACGACAAG ACCCAAATCACTGCTTCAGCTAATGGCAAACCAAAACAGGGCGTGGACTTAAAACTAGGCGCAGAACACAAAATCTGGCAAAGTGAAAATCAACGTCATTCCATCACTGGCAATGCTGAAGTATCCAAACATATTGGTGGGCCCCTGGGTAATGAAAAGCCCCAAGTTAATTTTGGAGGACAATATAAATATGAAGGAGACAAG acccAAATCACAGCTGGTGTAAATGGTTCACCCGGTCAAGGTGCTACTGCCAGTGTAGAGGCCCGTCATAATCTATATCAGAGTGCTGACAAACACACCAGGATTGATGCAACTGCTGGCATATCGAAACAAATAGGAGGTCCAAATGGCAATGCTAGACCCGATGCCCAGGTTGGCGTATCAGTGAATTacgatttttaa
- the LOC142228804 gene encoding diptericin-D-like — translation MKLLGLFLLLACVMGLAYAAPQSPPQPIKDPKISASGGGQPNTGYNLNLDVRKNVWESQNGRHSVDATGGYSQHLGGPYGNSRPDFRGGAVYTYKF, via the exons ATGAAACTTTTgggattatttttattattggcCTGTGTTATGGGTTTGGCCTATGCTGCACCTCAATCACCTCCTCAACCAATCAAA GATCCCAAAATATCCGCTTCGGGTGGAGGTCAACCCAACACTGGCTACAATTTAAACCTTGATGTCCGCAAGAACGTTTGGGAAAGTCAAAATGGCAGACACTCTGTAGATGCCACTGGTGGCTATTCGCAGCATTTGGGTGGACCATATGGTAACAGTCGTCCCGATTTTCGCGGAGGTGCTgtctatacatataaattttaa